In a genomic window of Holophagales bacterium:
- a CDS encoding PilZ domain-containing protein translates to MKKRLLVDIAVEGRTASGFTWDISHTGLSISSQYVPKLGEHLQTTVHLPNGKTVKCHGTVVRVRRVPLALADELGGSGFCLALGGYFEEYSRFLGDLK, encoded by the coding sequence TTGAAGAAGCGGCTCCTCGTCGACATCGCCGTCGAAGGAAGGACGGCCTCCGGCTTCACTTGGGATATCTCCCACACCGGGCTCTCCATTTCGAGCCAGTACGTGCCGAAGCTCGGCGAGCATCTCCAGACGACCGTGCACCTTCCGAACGGGAAAACGGTGAAATGCCATGGGACCGTCGTTCGCGTGCGTCGCGTTCCGCTCGCGCTCGCGGATGAGCTGGGGGGAAGCGGCTTCTGTCTCGCTCTCGGGGGCTACTTCGAGGAGTACTCCCGCTTCCTGGGAGACCTGAAATAG
- a CDS encoding Rrf2 family transcriptional regulator, producing the protein MSTRSRFFNLENVRFSFMVPPTNGVRAANGPVELVGDYRTPVVRRENRGRHPLCRQVSDASPFDSPFDLLDPSFHREYPSIPVGIDLRISQRGLYALKALIHLAERWNRGTVTTHEIAESEDIPEKFLEAILLALKNARIVKSRRGREGGYELRRPPAEVVVGDIVRLLDGPLAPFGDAAELARLVKTEPRHAGLFDLFLEVRNAAAAILDNTTLADLLERDRRILVARHEEADVALEPK; encoded by the coding sequence ATGTCGACGAGGAGCCGCTTCTTCAATCTCGAAAACGTCCGCTTCTCGTTCATGGTTCCCCCGACGAACGGCGTTCGTGCTGCCAACGGACCGGTTGAACTGGTTGGAGACTACAGAACCCCAGTCGTTCGTCGTGAAAACCGTGGTCGACACCCGCTGTGCCGACAGGTCTCGGACGCGTCTCCTTTCGACTCGCCCTTCGACCTCCTTGACCCTTCGTTCCATCGCGAATACCCTAGTATTCCGGTAGGAATAGATCTGAGAATCTCCCAGCGCGGCCTCTATGCCCTCAAGGCGCTGATCCACCTCGCGGAAAGGTGGAATAGAGGGACCGTTACGACCCACGAGATCGCCGAAAGCGAGGACATTCCCGAGAAGTTCCTCGAGGCGATCCTGCTGGCCCTCAAGAACGCCCGGATCGTGAAGAGCCGGAGGGGCCGGGAAGGGGGCTACGAGCTGCGCCGCCCTCCCGCCGAGGTCGTCGTGGGAGACATCGTGAGGCTCCTCGACGGGCCGCTCGCCCCGTTCGGAGACGCTGCCGAGCTCGCGCGCCTGGTGAAGACCGAACCGCGCCACGCCGGCCTCTTCGACCTGTTCCTCGAGGTCCGAAACGCCGCCGCCGCAATCCTCGACAACACCACCCTGGCCGACCTCCTCGAGCGCGACCGGAGGATCCTCGTCGCGCGGCACGAGGAAGCGGACGTCGCACTGGAGCCGAAGTGA
- the cysT gene encoding sulfate ABC transporter permease subunit CysT: protein MRRARVTPSLLPGFGPALGVTLLGLSLVVLAPLAMLLATSLRGSPEAFVAAVTTPRVLAALKLSFLLSLGAAAVSALLGLLLGWVLVRYRFPGRRVLDALIDLPFALPTAVAGITLTTLYAPNGWLGKPLAALGVPVAFTPLGIGVALVFLGIPFTVRTLQPVLASLDPEVEDAAASLGATRLETVRRVLFPEVLPSLLTGTTLAFARGLGEYGSVVFISGNMPMKTEIAPLLVMTKLEQYDVAGATALAVVLLVSSFLLLLVLNRLEAWAEGRRR from the coding sequence GTGAGAAGGGCGCGCGTCACCCCGTCGCTCCTCCCCGGCTTCGGCCCGGCCCTCGGCGTGACGCTCCTCGGGCTCTCGCTCGTCGTCCTCGCGCCGCTCGCAATGCTCCTCGCGACCTCCCTGCGCGGCAGCCCCGAGGCGTTCGTCGCGGCGGTGACGACCCCCCGCGTCCTGGCCGCCCTGAAGCTCTCCTTCCTCCTCTCCCTCGGCGCCGCGGCGGTCTCCGCCCTCCTCGGCCTTCTCCTCGGCTGGGTCCTCGTGCGGTACCGGTTCCCCGGCCGGCGCGTCCTCGACGCCCTCATCGACCTCCCCTTCGCCCTGCCGACGGCCGTCGCCGGCATCACGCTCACGACGCTCTACGCCCCGAACGGCTGGCTCGGCAAGCCGCTCGCCGCCCTCGGCGTCCCTGTCGCCTTCACGCCGCTCGGCATCGGCGTGGCGCTCGTCTTCCTCGGGATCCCGTTCACCGTGCGGACCCTTCAGCCCGTCCTGGCGAGCCTCGACCCCGAGGTCGAGGATGCCGCCGCGAGTCTCGGTGCGACGCGGCTGGAAACCGTCCGGCGCGTCCTCTTCCCGGAAGTACTCCCGTCCCTCCTGACGGGGACGACTCTCGCCTTCGCGCGGGGCCTCGGCGAGTACGGCTCGGTCGTCTTCATCTCGGGGAACATGCCGATGAAGACCGAGATCGCCCCGCTCCTGGTCATGACGAAGCTCGAGCAGTACGACGTGGCCGGGGCCACCGCCCTGGCCGTGGTCCTCCTCGTCTCCTCGTTCCTCCTCCTCCTCGTCCTGAACCGGCTCGAGGCGTGGGCAGAAGGTCGAAGGCGATGA
- a CDS encoding sulfate ABC transporter ATP-binding protein — MSIEVRSVSKSFGTFLALDDVSLRVGDGELVALLGPSGSGKTSLLRIIAGLEEPGRGTVLFHGEDATRRDARERRVGFVFQHYALFRRMTVFENVAFGLRVKPRDERPPEAVVRKRVTDLLKLVQLDWLGDRLPSELSGGQRQRVALARALAVEPKVLLLDEPFGSLDARVRQELRRWLRRLHDEIRLTSLFVTHDQEEALEVADRVVLLDRGRIVQDGTPQELFERPATPFVLDFLGSVNIFHGRVESGRALLGPLSVEYPEHPHSEPAPASGYARSWEIDLARDTGGTEGFLATVRHVAVAGAVVRLELDPDDGSTLKVEISRDRFEQLAPQSGERLRVTPRKVRVFLTQPGRQ, encoded by the coding sequence GTGAGCATCGAGGTCCGGTCCGTCTCGAAGTCCTTCGGGACTTTCCTCGCGCTCGACGACGTTTCCCTGCGCGTCGGCGACGGCGAGCTCGTCGCCCTCCTCGGCCCCTCGGGCTCGGGAAAGACGAGCCTGCTCCGGATCATCGCGGGGCTCGAGGAGCCCGGCCGGGGCACGGTCCTCTTCCACGGCGAGGACGCGACGCGGCGCGACGCCCGCGAGCGCCGCGTCGGCTTCGTCTTCCAGCACTACGCCCTCTTCCGGCGGATGACGGTGTTCGAGAACGTCGCGTTCGGCCTGCGCGTGAAGCCGCGCGACGAGCGGCCGCCCGAGGCCGTGGTCCGCAAGCGCGTCACCGACCTCCTGAAGCTCGTGCAGCTCGACTGGCTCGGCGACAGGCTCCCCTCGGAGCTCTCCGGCGGCCAGCGCCAGCGGGTCGCCCTCGCGCGGGCCCTGGCCGTCGAGCCGAAGGTCCTCCTCCTCGACGAACCGTTCGGGTCGCTCGACGCCCGCGTGCGGCAGGAGCTGCGCCGCTGGCTCCGCAGGCTCCACGACGAGATCCGCCTCACGAGCCTCTTCGTGACGCACGACCAGGAGGAGGCGCTCGAGGTCGCCGACCGCGTCGTCCTCCTCGACCGCGGACGGATCGTCCAGGACGGCACCCCCCAGGAGCTCTTCGAGAGGCCCGCCACCCCCTTCGTCCTCGACTTCCTCGGCTCGGTGAACATCTTCCACGGCCGGGTCGAGAGCGGCCGCGCCCTCCTCGGGCCCCTCTCCGTCGAATACCCCGAACACCCCCACTCCGAGCCGGCCCCGGCGTCCGGCTACGCGCGCTCGTGGGAGATCGACCTGGCCCGGGACACCGGCGGCACCGAAGGATTCCTCGCGACGGTCCGTCACGTCGCGGTGGCGGGCGCCGTCGTACGCCTCGAGCTCGACCCGGACGACGGCTCCACTCTCAAGGTGGAGATCTCCCGGGATCGGTTCGAGCAGCTCGCGCCGCAGTCCGGCGAGCGGCTTCGCGTGACGCCGCGAAAGGTCCGGGTCTTCCTGACGCAGCCGGGCCGGCAGTAG
- a CDS encoding methyltransferase regulatory domain-containing protein yields the protein MTTAAASSYDEVPYSDRCFFMTHPDHLATLAIVHGVPVPPVERFRVLELGCARGGNLLPMALEAPESTFVGVDLSVLQIEEARERAAQLGLENVVLHAMSLADIDASFGLFDYIVCHGVYSWVPDFVRERILSICSENLSPNGLAFVSYNTYPGWHERGMVRELMLYHARHPASVSERLERARGIVEELTGVLPNPSSPYGTGLQVEREVLRDVSDAYLFHEFLEDENQPTHVHEFLTRAARFGLEFVAEASTPGLLLGLPAQAQEAIARWATDVTSREQYLDFVINRSFRRTVLRRAGGPAATRTSPDVVAGLWVTAAVMPGVPDPVVSDDSAVEFARPEKAGSVTTNRPVVKAALLTLFEERPRALDFETLWSGVQARLAAPGGPVIAGGTELRNELMGAILQLYVSDLVGLHVRPPRPVTEVSERPVASSYARLQAATATRVTSLRRRGVELEEFDRAVLLLLDGTRDVDRVLDALVEEVLAGRFDLSQAGEPVRDPDVIRAVFASEVETTVRRMASDALLMG from the coding sequence ATGACGACCGCAGCGGCGAGCAGCTACGACGAGGTCCCGTACAGCGATCGGTGCTTCTTCATGACGCATCCGGATCACCTCGCGACCCTGGCGATCGTCCACGGGGTTCCCGTGCCGCCGGTGGAGCGGTTCCGGGTGCTCGAGCTCGGCTGTGCGCGAGGGGGCAACCTCCTGCCGATGGCGCTCGAGGCCCCGGAGTCGACCTTCGTCGGCGTGGACCTCTCCGTCCTGCAGATCGAGGAGGCTCGCGAAAGGGCGGCGCAGCTCGGCCTCGAGAACGTCGTCCTCCACGCCATGAGCCTCGCCGACATCGACGCGTCCTTCGGGCTCTTCGACTACATCGTCTGCCACGGCGTCTACTCCTGGGTGCCGGACTTCGTGCGCGAGCGGATTCTCTCCATCTGCTCGGAGAACCTCTCTCCGAACGGCCTGGCCTTCGTGAGCTACAACACCTACCCGGGCTGGCACGAGCGGGGCATGGTCCGCGAGCTCATGCTCTACCACGCGCGCCACCCGGCGAGCGTGTCGGAGCGGCTGGAGAGGGCGAGAGGCATCGTCGAGGAGCTGACGGGGGTCCTTCCGAATCCCTCCAGCCCTTACGGGACCGGTCTTCAGGTCGAACGTGAGGTGCTTCGGGACGTCTCTGATGCCTACCTCTTCCACGAGTTCCTCGAGGACGAGAACCAGCCGACGCACGTCCACGAGTTCCTGACGCGCGCGGCGAGATTCGGGCTGGAGTTCGTGGCCGAGGCGAGCACGCCGGGGCTGCTCCTGGGCTTGCCGGCACAGGCCCAGGAGGCGATCGCCCGCTGGGCGACGGACGTCACGTCGCGAGAGCAGTACCTCGACTTCGTCATCAACCGGTCTTTTCGGCGGACGGTCCTCAGGCGGGCCGGCGGACCCGCGGCGACCCGCACGTCGCCCGACGTGGTCGCCGGACTCTGGGTCACCGCGGCGGTGATGCCGGGCGTCCCCGACCCGGTCGTCTCGGACGACTCTGCCGTGGAGTTCGCACGGCCCGAGAAGGCCGGCTCCGTGACCACGAACAGGCCCGTCGTGAAAGCCGCCCTTCTGACGCTCTTCGAGGAGCGTCCGCGCGCGCTCGACTTCGAGACGCTGTGGTCCGGGGTCCAGGCGCGCCTCGCAGCACCGGGCGGGCCGGTCATCGCGGGCGGGACCGAGCTGCGGAACGAGCTCATGGGCGCGATCCTCCAGCTCTACGTCTCGGATCTCGTCGGCCTTCACGTCCGGCCGCCCCGCCCGGTCACCGAAGTTTCCGAACGCCCGGTCGCGAGCTCGTACGCGCGGCTTCAGGCCGCGACCGCCACGCGCGTGACGAGCCTGCGACGCCGGGGTGTCGAGCTCGAAGAGTTCGACCGGGCCGTCCTTCTCCTCCTCGACGGGACACGCGACGTCGATCGCGTACTGGACGCGCTCGTCGAGGAGGTCCTGGCGGGGCGCTTCGACTTGAGCCAGGCGGGCGAGCCCGTTCGGGACCCGGACGTCATCCGGGCCGTCTTCGCGAGCGAGGTCGAGACGACGGTTCGACGCATGGCGTCCGATGCCCTCCTGATGGGTTGA
- a CDS encoding 2,3,4,5-tetrahydropyridine-2,6-dicarboxylate N-succinyltransferase → MLALLDRLERGELRAAEPVGDGWRVNPEVKEGILQAFRLGVDTDLSMPPFAFRDRDTLPPRGGLPPGVRVVPGGTAIRRGAFVARGVVVMPPAYVNVGAYVDEGAMIDSHALVGSCAQVGKRVHLSAAAQLGGVLEPVGALPVVVEDDVFVGGGVGLYEGVRVRSRAVLAAGVILTASSVIYDLANERELRATGSAPLTVPEGAVVVPGSRPAPGSWAHVRGLSISAAVIVKYRDGKTDARTALERALHRTD, encoded by the coding sequence GTGCTGGCGCTGCTCGACCGGCTCGAGAGGGGAGAGCTCCGCGCCGCCGAGCCCGTGGGCGACGGCTGGCGCGTGAACCCGGAGGTGAAGGAGGGGATCCTCCAGGCCTTCCGGCTCGGCGTCGACACCGACCTCTCGATGCCGCCGTTCGCCTTCCGCGACCGCGACACGCTCCCGCCCCGCGGCGGGCTGCCACCGGGCGTCCGCGTCGTCCCCGGGGGAACTGCCATCCGGCGCGGCGCGTTCGTCGCGAGGGGCGTCGTCGTCATGCCGCCGGCCTACGTGAACGTCGGGGCGTACGTGGACGAGGGAGCGATGATCGACAGCCACGCCCTCGTCGGCTCCTGCGCCCAGGTGGGCAAGAGGGTCCACCTCTCTGCCGCGGCCCAGCTCGGCGGGGTCCTCGAGCCGGTCGGCGCCCTCCCGGTCGTCGTCGAGGACGACGTCTTCGTGGGCGGGGGCGTGGGCCTCTACGAGGGGGTCCGCGTCCGCTCCCGCGCCGTCCTCGCCGCAGGGGTCATCCTGACCGCGTCGAGCGTGATCTACGATCTCGCGAACGAACGCGAGCTGCGTGCCACGGGATCGGCACCCCTCACCGTGCCGGAGGGGGCGGTCGTCGTCCCGGGCTCCCGCCCGGCGCCCGGCTCCTGGGCGCACGTGCGGGGCCTCTCGATCTCGGCGGCGGTCATCGTCAAGTACCGCGACGGCAAGACCGACGCCCGGACGGCCCTCGAACGGGCCCTCCACCGAACGGACTGA
- a CDS encoding 4-hydroxy-tetrahydrodipicolinate synthase, giving the protein MKTQEPTRIHLTGVFTALVTPFTEKGDLDEPALRKLVRRQVAGGVAGVVPCGTTGESVTLDPDEHERVVTVTVEEARSARRAIRVIAGCGSNDTRRSQKLAERCRKAGADALLVVTPYYNKPTPRGLLEHFRAVADAGHLPVVAYNVPSRTGVNMLPETVLQLAEDTRMCAVKEASGSLDQACEILRNRPAGFSVLSGEDSLALPMIACGADGVIAVISNEVPALLVALVEAALTGERGEAARLQAKLLPLMRANFRESNPIPVKWALHRLGLIHDVLRLPLVPLSKGQHKPMEEALKEAGLLDDAGNAVEEAS; this is encoded by the coding sequence ATGAAGACGCAGGAGCCGACCCGCATCCACCTCACGGGGGTCTTCACGGCGCTCGTGACTCCGTTCACGGAGAAGGGGGACCTCGACGAGCCGGCCCTCCGAAAGCTCGTGCGTCGCCAGGTTGCGGGAGGCGTCGCCGGCGTCGTCCCGTGCGGGACGACCGGGGAGTCCGTGACTCTCGATCCCGACGAGCACGAGCGGGTCGTCACCGTGACGGTGGAGGAGGCGCGGTCGGCCCGGCGCGCCATCCGGGTGATCGCCGGCTGCGGGTCCAACGACACGCGGAGGTCCCAGAAGCTCGCCGAGCGGTGCCGAAAGGCAGGGGCCGATGCCCTTCTCGTCGTCACGCCGTACTACAACAAGCCGACGCCGCGCGGCCTCCTCGAGCACTTCCGGGCCGTGGCCGACGCCGGGCACCTGCCCGTCGTCGCCTACAACGTCCCCTCGCGCACAGGGGTGAACATGCTCCCGGAAACGGTCCTTCAACTCGCGGAAGACACGCGGATGTGCGCTGTAAAGGAAGCCTCCGGGAGCCTCGACCAGGCGTGCGAGATCCTGCGGAATCGGCCGGCCGGCTTCTCCGTCCTCTCGGGCGAGGACTCGCTCGCGCTGCCGATGATCGCCTGCGGCGCCGACGGCGTCATCGCGGTCATCTCGAACGAGGTGCCCGCGCTCCTGGTGGCGCTCGTGGAGGCCGCCCTCACGGGCGAGCGGGGCGAGGCCGCGCGCCTCCAGGCGAAGCTCCTGCCGCTGATGCGGGCGAACTTCCGCGAGTCGAACCCGATCCCGGTGAAGTGGGCCCTCCACCGCCTCGGCCTGATCCACGACGTCCTGCGTCTCCCGCTCGTTCCGCTCTCGAAAGGGCAGCACAAGCCGATGGAAGAGGCCCTGAAGGAAGCCGGGCTCCTCGACGACGCGGGGAACGCGGTCGAGGAGGCGTCGTGA
- a CDS encoding 4-hydroxy-tetrahydrodipicolinate reductase — translation MKALIVGPGKMGRAIEAVLVQRGHGVRARVGRRDDLEALEPDVVDVAFEFTTPEAAPRTVAALLMHRVPVVCGTTGWDVAPMKRLAGERNVPFLHSPNFSIGVAALRRAAMVLGGALARFPEFEPAIVERHHSAKKDAPSGTAKAIAESVGVGRAAGEEIPIVSLRHGGQPGEHVLVFEGPDESIELVHRARSRSLFALGAVQAAEWLVRSGLTGPVNFDDFLDRRTA, via the coding sequence GTGAAGGCTCTCATCGTGGGCCCGGGAAAGATGGGACGGGCCATCGAGGCGGTCCTCGTCCAGCGCGGGCACGGCGTCCGCGCGCGGGTCGGGCGGCGTGACGACCTCGAGGCGCTCGAGCCCGACGTCGTCGACGTGGCGTTCGAGTTCACGACGCCGGAGGCCGCGCCGAGGACGGTGGCGGCGCTCCTGATGCACCGGGTCCCGGTCGTCTGCGGGACGACCGGCTGGGACGTCGCGCCGATGAAGCGGCTCGCGGGGGAGCGGAACGTGCCGTTCCTGCACTCTCCGAACTTTTCCATCGGCGTCGCGGCGCTGCGGCGCGCGGCGATGGTCCTCGGCGGCGCCCTCGCCCGCTTCCCCGAGTTCGAGCCGGCGATCGTGGAGCGCCACCACTCCGCCAAGAAGGACGCGCCGTCGGGGACCGCGAAGGCGATCGCCGAGTCCGTCGGCGTGGGGCGGGCAGCGGGGGAAGAGATCCCGATCGTCTCGCTGCGCCACGGGGGCCAGCCGGGGGAGCACGTCCTCGTCTTCGAGGGGCCTGACGAGTCGATCGAGCTCGTCCACAGGGCCCGTTCCCGGAGCCTCTTCGCCCTCGGTGCCGTCCAGGCCGCAGAGTGGCTCGTCCGGTCGGGGCTGACCGGGCCCGTCAACTTCGACGACTTCCTCGACCGGAGGACCGCATGA
- the lysC gene encoding lysine-sensitive aspartokinase 3, whose amino-acid sequence MLVMKFGGTSVGTGERIAGVAELVASRLSEEPFVVVSAMGGVTDALLALSRAAREGDRAAAAAALVTLGEKHVAAVESLGLAGGAAGALREEISREMARLESLTTGVALLGELSARTSDAICAAGELLSAALTAAALEKRGVAVARVDPREWMATDATWGAATPDEAALARKAASRLLPERAAGKVVVTGGFVGAAPDGSTTTLGRGGSDFSAALLGAALHDAGAPVEAIEIWTDVDGILTADPRLVPGARLVPEVGYAEAAELAFFGAKVLHPATIRPAIARGLPVRVRNTFRPQVPGTTVRAEASGAGVRALAMRTGVAALFVGSPRMLMAHGYAARVFSVFERHAVAVDVIATSEVSISITVDGGAPVAALVRDLSTFAEVSVLHDLAVVSVVGRRLRTTAGVAARVFAALGDINVVLISQGASETNLTFVVQAPDAPEALRRLHRDLFEKEAA is encoded by the coding sequence ATGCTCGTGATGAAGTTCGGCGGCACCTCGGTCGGGACCGGCGAGCGGATCGCGGGGGTGGCGGAGCTCGTCGCGTCGAGGCTTTCCGAGGAGCCGTTCGTCGTCGTCTCGGCGATGGGGGGCGTCACCGACGCCCTCCTCGCGCTCTCCCGCGCGGCGCGCGAGGGGGACCGGGCGGCCGCGGCCGCGGCGCTCGTGACGCTCGGGGAGAAGCACGTCGCCGCGGTCGAGTCACTGGGCCTCGCGGGCGGGGCGGCCGGCGCGCTCCGGGAAGAGATCTCGCGCGAGATGGCGAGGCTCGAGAGCCTGACCACCGGAGTGGCGCTTCTCGGCGAGCTCTCGGCCCGCACGTCCGACGCGATCTGCGCGGCGGGGGAGCTCCTCTCGGCGGCGCTGACCGCCGCGGCGCTTGAGAAGCGGGGCGTCGCGGTCGCGCGGGTGGATCCCCGCGAGTGGATGGCGACCGACGCGACCTGGGGCGCCGCGACGCCCGACGAAGCCGCCCTCGCGCGGAAGGCCGCGAGCCGGCTCCTGCCCGAGCGCGCCGCCGGAAAGGTCGTCGTCACCGGGGGTTTCGTCGGGGCGGCGCCCGACGGCTCGACGACGACGCTCGGGCGAGGCGGGTCGGACTTCTCGGCAGCACTCCTCGGTGCGGCGCTTCACGACGCCGGCGCGCCGGTCGAGGCGATCGAGATCTGGACCGACGTCGACGGGATCCTGACGGCCGACCCGCGCCTCGTCCCGGGCGCGCGCCTCGTACCGGAGGTCGGCTACGCCGAGGCGGCGGAGCTCGCGTTCTTCGGCGCGAAGGTTCTCCACCCGGCGACGATCCGGCCGGCCATCGCTCGCGGCCTCCCGGTGCGCGTGAGGAACACGTTCCGGCCCCAGGTCCCGGGGACGACGGTGCGGGCGGAGGCGTCCGGCGCGGGCGTGAGGGCGCTCGCGATGCGGACGGGCGTGGCGGCGCTCTTCGTCGGGAGTCCGCGCATGCTGATGGCCCACGGCTACGCGGCCCGCGTCTTCTCGGTGTTCGAGCGGCACGCCGTCGCGGTGGACGTCATCGCGACGAGCGAGGTGTCGATCTCGATCACGGTCGACGGCGGGGCTCCCGTCGCGGCGCTCGTCCGGGACCTCTCGACGTTCGCGGAGGTGTCGGTCCTCCACGACCTCGCCGTCGTCTCGGTGGTGGGGCGCCGGCTCAGGACGACGGCCGGGGTCGCGGCGCGGGTCTTCGCGGCGCTCGGCGACATCAACGTGGTCCTGATCTCGCAGGGAGCCTCGGAGACGAACCTGACGTTCGTGGTCCAGGCTCCGGATGCGCCCGAGGCGCTTCGGAGGCTCCACCGCGACCTGTTCGAGAAGGAGGCGGCGTGA
- the asd gene encoding aspartate-semialdehyde dehydrogenase → MAAEGRDSRIPVAILGATGAVGQRMVSLLAGHPQLRLAEVAASERSQGKTYFEATRWILPGDVPQDARGLVVKSVEEALGSRLVLSALDAKVADTVEPLQASRGRLVVSNTKSFRMQADVPLLIPEVNADHLALLDRQEWAAAGGGIVTNPNCVVVGLAMALAPLHRAFGIEAVCVTTLQALSGAGYPGVPSLDAQGNVIPFIDGEEEKIETEPGKILGTLENGRVVPAAFPISVSVNRVPVRDGHTESVFVKLSRKASLGEIREVLEGFSGEPQRLGLSSAPPRPIVVRDEPDRPQPIRDVEAGHGMVVSVGRLRPDPVYDVRFTLLVHNTVRGAAGAALLNAELLAATGRL, encoded by the coding sequence ATGGCAGCGGAAGGACGAGACAGCCGGATCCCGGTGGCGATCCTCGGGGCGACGGGGGCGGTGGGGCAGCGGATGGTGTCGCTTCTCGCCGGGCACCCGCAGCTGAGGCTCGCGGAGGTGGCGGCCTCGGAGCGCTCGCAGGGGAAGACGTACTTCGAGGCGACGCGTTGGATCCTGCCGGGCGACGTTCCCCAGGACGCTCGGGGCCTCGTCGTGAAGTCGGTCGAGGAAGCGCTGGGATCGCGCCTCGTCCTCTCGGCCCTCGACGCGAAGGTGGCGGACACGGTCGAGCCCCTGCAGGCCTCGCGCGGCCGGCTCGTCGTCTCGAACACGAAGTCGTTCCGGATGCAGGCCGACGTGCCGCTCCTGATCCCCGAGGTGAACGCGGACCACCTCGCGCTCCTCGACCGGCAGGAGTGGGCGGCCGCGGGCGGCGGCATCGTCACGAACCCCAACTGCGTCGTCGTCGGCCTCGCGATGGCGCTCGCGCCGCTCCACCGCGCGTTCGGTATCGAGGCGGTCTGCGTCACGACGCTCCAGGCGCTGTCCGGGGCGGGCTATCCGGGCGTTCCCTCGCTCGACGCGCAGGGGAACGTCATCCCGTTCATCGACGGCGAGGAGGAGAAGATCGAGACCGAGCCGGGGAAGATCCTCGGAACGCTCGAGAACGGTCGGGTCGTCCCGGCAGCGTTCCCGATCTCCGTCTCGGTCAACCGGGTCCCCGTGCGCGACGGGCACACGGAGTCGGTTTTCGTGAAGCTCTCGCGGAAGGCCTCGCTCGGGGAGATCCGGGAGGTACTCGAGGGGTTCAGCGGAGAGCCGCAGCGCCTCGGCCTCTCCTCGGCGCCCCCGCGGCCGATCGTCGTCCGCGACGAGCCGGACCGGCCGCAGCCGATCCGGGACGTGGAGGCCGGGCACGGGATGGTGGTCAGCGTCGGGCGGCTGAGGCCCGACCCGGTCTACGACGTCCGCTTCACGCTCCTCGTCCACAACACCGTCCGCGGCGCGGCGGGGGCGGCGCTCCTGAACGCCGAGCTCCTCGCGGCGACGGGGCGGCTCTGA